A single Montipora foliosa isolate CH-2021 chromosome 7, ASM3666993v2, whole genome shotgun sequence DNA region contains:
- the LOC138011690 gene encoding uncharacterized protein, giving the protein MAALSISSLASFFADEQKSLTRGENHYKSNHVESSSYSDGIIRGEIHASMKKKVYKVMIYLDEAHPIKSTDCECPRRKFKCSHAAALFIHGIYNLSRTDIECQWRKRKATNALLPSVQEMFPPAKPGYKALRRETTLEDRRELFQSLKNYGKFTGLYWLMSPEPQIQAMPLPVATIDDIIFSEEFLQLQGPEAQRQHLLERATLDWETTQQVSHFTAGQRDNPSWQMIRKSRLTASNFSSIINAKRVTPSLIKRLLGEYDLTRVKAVQWGITNEPEALHSFMQKTGLQVVETGVWLHECGVLGASPDGLVEDNSVLEAKCPYTQRNLTIEEAIATKNFCLEKKDGKISLKQDHVYWHQVQGQMFFTKRPKCYFVVWTTKDSVVLEIQRDESWEVRIEELKDFYLKHLLPKIIEGEL; this is encoded by the exons ATGGCGGCGCTCTCGATATCGTCGTTGGCTTCTTTCTTCGCTGATGAGCAGAAATCGTTAACAAGAGGCGAAAATCACTATAAATCTAATCACGTAGAGAGTTCTAGTTATAGTGATGGAATTATACGTGGAGAAATTCATGCAAGCATGAAGAAAAAAGTATACAAAGTGATG atttaTTTAGATGAGGCACACCCTATTAAATCAACCGACTGTGAGTGCCCAAGAAGGAAGTTCAAGTGCAGCCATGCCGCAGCGTTGTTTATCCACGGCATCTACAACCTCAGCAGAACGGACATCGAATGCCaatggagaaaaagaaaagccacGAACGCATTGCTGCCATCGGTACAGGAAATGTTTCCCCCGGCCAAACCTGGATACAAGGCTTTGCGAAGAGAGACTACACTGGAGGATCGCCGTGAACTTttccaaagtttgaaaaattatgGCAAGTTCACTGGACTGTATTGGCTCATGAGCCCTGAACCTCAGATACAGGCTATGCCTCTGCCGGTAGCTACAATCGACGACATAATTTTTTCTGAGGAGTTTCTCCAATTACAAGGCCCCGAAGCTCAGCGTCAACATCTGCTGGAAAGAGCAACATTGGATTGGGAAACCACTCAACAAGTCAGCCACTTTACTGCTGGACAGCGTGACAATCCTTCCTGGCAAATGATCAGGAAGAGTAGACTGACAGCAAGCAATTTTAGCAGTATTATAAATGCCAAGCGGGTGACACCCTCCCTCATCAAGCGTCTTCTTGGGGAGTATGACCTAACACGGGTGAAAGCAGTCCAATGGGGGATAACAAATGAGCCAGAAGCATTGCATTCCTTTATGCAGAAAACCGGCCTACAGGTAGTAGAAACAGGTGTGTGGCTCCATGAATGTGGAGTACTTGGTGCCTCCCCTGATGGCTTAGTAGAGGACAATAGCGTTCTGGAAGCTAAGTGCCCATACACTCAGAGAAATTTAACAATTGAGGAAGCTATTGCAACAAAAAACTTCTGCCTGGAAAAAAAGGATGGAAAGATTTCACTGAAGCAAGACCATGTCTATTGGCACCAAGTGCAAGGCCAGATGTTTTTTACTAAACGACCAAAGTGTTACTTTGTTGTATGGACAACAAAGGACTCTGTTGTACTGGAAATTCAGCGGGATGAGTCTTGGGAGGTGAGAATTGAAGAACTTAAGGACTTCTACTTGAAACATCTGCTACCAAAAATAATTGAGGGTGAACTGTAG